In Gadus macrocephalus chromosome 11, ASM3116895v1, a single genomic region encodes these proteins:
- the tnfaip8l2b gene encoding tumor necrosis factor, alpha-induced protein 8-like protein 2 B: MESFSSKEMALKAQKKILSSMATKSSVQMFIDDTTSEILDELYRVSKEYTGNRAEAQKVTKNLVKIAVKIGVLFRHSCFNKQEMELAQEFKRKLRQGAMTAISFHEVEFTFDKAVMAEILTGCRDLLLKLVNTHLTPKSHGRINHVFNHYADPELLTKLYEPTGPFQGHLTKICAGLNKMVEEETI, encoded by the exons ATGGAGTCGTTCAGCTCAAAGGAGATGGCCTTGAAGGCCCAGAAGAAGATTCTGAGCAGCATGGCCACCAAGTCCTCGGTCCAGATGTTCATTGACGACACCACCAGCGAGATCCTGGACGAGCTGTACCGCGTCTCCAAGGAGTACACTGGGAACCGCGCAGAGGCCCAGAAGGTCACCAAGAACCTGGTGAAGATCGCCGTCAAGATCGGCGTGCTGTTCCGGCACTCCTGCTTCAACAAGCAGGAGATGGAGCTGGCGCAGGAGTTCAAGAGGAAACTCCGCCAGGGGGCCATGACGGCCATCAGCTTCCACGAG GTGGAGTTCACCTTCGACAAGGCCGTGATGGCTGAGATCCTGACCGGCTGTAGGGACCTGCTGCTGAAGCTGGTGAACACGCACCTGACCCCCAAGTCCCACGGGCGCATCAACCACGTGTTCAACCATTACGCCGACCCCGAGCTCCTCACCAAGCTCTATGAGCCCACGGGGCCCTTCCAGGGCCACCTCACCAAGATCTGTGCAGGACTCAACAaaatggtggaggaggagactaTATGA